The genomic region GCAGGAGATATctggtttctgtttctgtgttagtttgagTAGGGTAGTAGATTCTAGCCgtatccacgttgctgcaaagggcctgattttgttcttttcatggctgcaaagtattccattgtatatatggaATTCTCCAATCTAGCTTGGATTTTCAATCTACCTTGGATGCACCTGgattgactccatgtctttgctattttgaatagtgctgcaatgaacacacatgTTCATGCATCTTTATGTTACAATGATTTATTGTCCTTTAGGCATACCCCTAGTAGAGTAATGAGGTTGCTTCATCCAACGGTCATTCTTAGTACTTaatttccaaactgctctccatagcagctgaactaatttatattgccaccaacagtgtgtgtttcctttcctccacagcctccccaacatatatatatatatgtttatatatatatgtttttactttttaaaaaaagtcattctgactggtgagaaatggtatctcactgatgttttatttggcatttctctgatgattatcaatggtaagcatttgttaatgtgtttgttggccacttacatatgttattttgagaagtgtctgttcatggccTTTGCCCAGCTTTAACGGTGTTATTTATTTTtcgcttgttgatttgtttaggTCTCTTATGGATTCTGGATAATAAGCATTTGCTGTAtccatagtttgtgaatattttcttgtaatatttaGGCTATCTGTTTAATCCAGTGATAGTTCCTCacgctgtgcagaagccctttagcttaattagaccacacttgtcaattttgttattcttgcagttgcttttgaggagTTAGCCATAAATTAATTGACAAGCATGATATCCAGGAGAGCATTTCCTAGgatttcttccaggatttttatagtcaGAGGACGTACTCTTATGTAAGAAAGgcacaaactgatttttttttttttttttttttttttttttgagatagtctccatcacccaggctatagtgcagtggtatgatcttggcttactgcaacctctgtctcctgggttcaagtgattctcctccctcagtctcctgagcatcTGAGATTACACATGCCTGCCaacatgccttgctaatttttgtatttttagtagagacgggtttcatcatgttggccagactggtctcaatcacctgacctcaggtgttccacctgtcTCAGCGTCCCACCTGTCTCAGCGTCCCAAACTTCTAGGCCTTGGGACTACAAgtctgagccaccgcgcctggccaagcaCAAAGCTTTtaacataaaaaaggaaattaacattttagggttttgtttaattcataaaatgcaattaaattgGATTCTACTAAATAATAAGCATCCATATGTGGTAAAGTGTTTGGATGCCAATCATTCAGTTGTGATTATGGGTGGGAAGAGTTGAGATGGTGcaaataaacttttcttaaaagtttttattttcaagatggagtcttgccctgtcacccaggctggagtgcagtggtgtgatctcgactcactgcaacctctgcctcccaggtttaagcaagtctctgcctcagactccctagtagctgggaatacaggtgcccactccccacctggctaatatttttttgtactttaatagagatggggtttcaccatcttggccaggctggtcttgaactcctgaccttgtgacacacctgcctcagcctccaaaagtgctgggattacaggcatgagtcgccgTGGTGTCTGCTGCAAACAAACTTTAAAAGTGacatgggctgggcgcagtagctcatgcctgtaatcccagcattttgggaggctgaggcaggtagatgacaaggtcaggagtttgagaacagcctggccaatagggtgaaaccctttctctactaaaaatacaaacattagctgggtgtaatggtgggcgcctgtagtctcagctacttaggaggctgaggcaggaaaatcgtttgaacctgagaggtggaggttgcagtgagccgagatggtgccacgaccctccagcctggacaacagagtgagacactgtattaaaaaaaagaaaagaaaagaaaagaaaaaaaggtggtaGTATGCACTGCAACTAAACTAGAATTAGAGAGTAAGCCAAAGCATCTCAAGGTATATCGTCAGTTATTAGGCAAAAACATGCAATTTCTAAAACCTAACTTAAATGCagcttttaaagacattttaaatgtgtCAGTTTAGTCACATGTATTGAATAAAGCTAGGAAATGGGTATCTCTTGAAAATGAGAGCTCCAgggaattaaaaaatgtaaagttcccctttcctttctgtgTTAACATAGCTAATTATGATGTTTACTTAACATGCATAAGTCAACAGAACAACTCAGTATTTTACCAAATTACAAAGAGGAATTATATTAGAGAAACGAAAGCCAAAAGAGAAACGATCATATAACTAACCTCAGTGAAGTAGTTCTTGCAGTTATTTGAAGTCTGTGGGTTTGAAGCAGGAAttctgatgggcatttggggaaCATATTTTCTGTTGAGTCCTCTACTAGTAAGATTTCCAACACAAGGTGACTCTGGGTCTCGCCTTGTAGGAAGAGTGCTGAGAAAATGTTTCATCCGCTCTTTCTCCATAAGAAGCTTGGCGCTGATCATTGCTATTTTCTTATTCGATCTGTAAAGATAGCAAAGACAAATgcttagtatttcatttttccttaaatgATTCTTAATGACTTGCAGTTTCTAAAACGTTGCCCTGAGAGTAAACCAAAGTACCCACTAAACGGTGTTTTCACACCGAAGATGTGTGACAGCATACCTGTTGTAAGCAATTATAATTGTAAAATCATTCTAAAGAAGCACCCGTGTTTCTAAGGTAATTTATACTGAACAAGCAGTTCAAACAAAGTAGACAGGGGAGAGAAACGGCTGTCAGTGATGCACGGCTCACCAGGTGAAACTTGCTGCTTTCTAAAATGGCTCCACTTGTGAGATTCTAAAGATTCCATTAGAAATACTTGTACTTAAAGGGTAACTATGCAGGAAAATGAATATGTTGATTTGTTGGAGTATAAGAACCACTTCACtggaaatcattatatcaaaacatcatgttgtaaaatgaacaacaacaacaaaaaatctagGAATAGTTGTGTTTAGTAAGGAAATTTTAGGTTTCACCCTTGCACATTTCACCCATTATCTGGGAACAATTAAGCATTTGGCACTGAGGAAGAACTCAGAGCAACAGCTCCTGGGGAGAACTAGATGGTGTGGCTTGGAATGAAAAGAACTAAAGCAGCGCTGAAGGCAATTAGCCCCCAGCACTGTGACCAAGGCACTGGAGTGGGGGGCTTGTTCTTTCTGCCTTCCACACAAATCTTCAGGCTGAACAAGGTGTTACTTTTTAACCACTTTGTGAATTACACTTCTTTAAATTCCTTGATAATTATTCCCTATTTCACAAGGATGCCTTTCTGTAACACCTTGAAAATGTTACACAAATAGTCTTTCTTGAGACACCCTCTATTGATAATActaaaaatcacaattaaaaacgATTGTGCCCAGAGTAGCAGTACCACTCGACACTTTGGGTGTAGGTTGTGATCTAccgaaaaataaattaaactcatTAATCTTTCTATTTAGGGAAACTCTGACAAGTAATTTTATAACAAGATCGCTTTATGAATTATAAAGCTTCAAAAATACTTAGTGACAAAAACTAACAGATCAGATTAACTACATGAgagttttcagaggaaaaaagtcatacaaaaagcaaaaaaataaaaataaaaaatagaaatgggacAGACATTATCCTTGactaatattttaaaggtaacaTTATTTACtaacattattttccaaaattacatTATCAAATTAGCATTCACTTCGTACTAATCTCCTGAGGCCATCTcactaaaaattatgttttcaaaacaaattaatgaGCTTAATTCATTTCCTACGATTGCATGTTTTGacttactttgttattttttttgacatggaattGTTAGCTTTCAATGCTGCTGCAAAGGCTTCCTTATATTCTTCCAATTCGGTTGTAACCTCTTCATAAGCAGTTTTCATTTCGGAGAATTTACATTCCACATCTTTAAGGGCGAGTTCCTTCTTATTTAGTGAAGCCATGTTATCCTTGCTTAACTGCTCCAATTGTTTTTCATGTTGTGCTTGTGTCTAAAACGAATGAAAAgaatacacttttaaaacaattataaccTAATTACCATATGttttttgcctttcattttgAGTCAGTGATTCAAAGAGCAATtttgaatatgttaaaaaaaaagaggctgggccgggcgcggtggctcaagcctgtaatcccagcactttgggaggccgagatgggtggatcacgaggtcaggagatcgagaccatcctggctaatacggtgaaaccccatctctactaaaaaaatacaaaaaactagccgggcgaggtggcgggcgcctgtagtcccagctactcgggaggctgaggcaggagaatggcgtaaacccgggaggcggaggttgcagtgagctgagatctggccactgcaccccagcctgggtgacagagcaagactctgtctcaaaaaaaaaaaaaaaaaaaaaagcaaaaagaggctGGAGCTTAACATATTTATCAGCAATATCCAAAAAACTAATAACTGATTTCAGAATTAAGTCTAATTTATACAAATTTGAAATCATAATTATGTTACTGTTAATGTAATCTGGTCATACAAGAAGTAATAGAAtccattcataattttaaaaagtgatcaaaGAACAATGTAGCTTAAGACCAATTTGAAAGTATCACATAATTTCTAAATCACAATTTTTTCTTATGCCAACTGGTCTTAATCATCAAATGACACCATAGTGAGAATCATTACTCTGAAAGATTGATCTTGTCATAGTAATAAtggaaatttaaatgtttaaaagaaaaaacagatgccATTTTCTTTCTAGAACTCTACAAAGCAAATTGCTACAAGAGAGGCAGAAGaaacacaatatatacatatccaAAATACAGTTTgcagtgaaataaatgaaagcacaTTACAGATAAACTTACCTGATTTAAAAAACTAACCTGTAAATggatttcttctaatttttctattgccTGCATTGCCTTTTTATCTAGCTCTGATTTATATTCTTGTACTTTGCCAAGTTctaccatattgttttccatatgtGTCTTAAGATTTAATATTTGTTCTTTCAACATCTTTTTATCCTCCTCAAGTTTTTCACATTCCTGTTCTACTTTTCTCATAGATAATAACTCCTGTTGAAGAACTTGATTGTTTTTCACCAAATTGACACATTTTGAAGATACAGCTTCCTTCTCTGCCATAAGATCATCAAACtgcatgaataaaataatatagtttgATATAGACTAAGAATAATCTAATACAAAACCAATAgcaaattttgaaaagtatttactTGCAATAAAATGTTATCTGTAACACAGTACATTCTTCTTCAAATGTAAAGCCTTAAATTACTCTGAATTTTAAGAGCAAAGTTAAAGCTACCATGAGTCACAAAAATATATGCTTTACTGTCATCATCTTTCCAGAGAACTTTTGCACTTCatctgacttttattttcctgataatacatttctgttcctCCTTCAATGGCACTAAGTGATCTCTCAGTGAAAAGTGTCTAACCCCCTCCCTCATTCTCACTCCCCATAATATGTCAAAACGGTGTCAGACATATCATAGTGGGTGATTTAGGCCAAAGTCAATAAATGGCTCTGGGAATaagactttgaaaataatttaatactcTATActagggatggtggctcatgccggtaatcccagcactttaggaggctgtggcagaaagatcactggaggccaggaatttgagatcagcaaGAGCAAAATAGTGATACTCCcatgtctatatatatgtgtgtgtgtgtgtgtgtgtgtgtgtgtgtgtgtgtgtgtgtgtatgtgtgtgtgtgtgtgtatatatatacttatttttaattatctgggcatggtggcttatgcatgtagagccagctag from Macaca thibetana thibetana isolate TM-01 chromosome 10, ASM2454274v1, whole genome shotgun sequence harbors:
- the LOC126929833 gene encoding ankyrin repeat domain-containing protein 18B-like; protein product: MQFDDLMAEKEAVSSKCVNLVKNNQVLQQELLSMRKVEQECEKLEEDKKMLKEQILNLKTHMENNMVELGKVQEYKSELDKKAMQAIEKLEEIHLQTQAQHEKQLEQLSKDNMASLNKKELALKDVECKFSEMKTAYEEVTTELEEYKEAFAAALKANNSMSKKITKSNKKIAMISAKLLMEKERMKHFLSTLPTRRDPESPCVGNLTSRGLNRKYVPQMPIRIPASNPQTSNNCKNYFTEMELDCVEQIIRETKRTVAVLDTFTRLLSSTESTVEPYFVW